One window of the Diospyros lotus cultivar Yz01 chromosome 12, ASM1463336v1, whole genome shotgun sequence genome contains the following:
- the LOC127787445 gene encoding protein PNS1 gives MGGSDPVVESVERESEDVQRGTGERDINKEEDVEKGEVGLHQNLRRDATETNPPPQFRMSRMDRLSNTNPLRLVINSATRVATPSPAASYPRATPSQAASYPHATPSPAASSYPRTTPSPAASYPYATPSPADSYPRATPSPAQPRPTPTPPQQSVRSLNLNSRTYTNKLFLLLFLLHMVAAFGLVCFLIFKGIQGLLLGAGSTKRKEKRVLQYFLPQVEAASLLSITLAFVWQKALRTWPAFMVHFILWSTFLMSLSAGILLICFQKPATDGVGVLFIIFAIGNGLYACWVTTRIKFCTKVLTKSLEPVSKLAHLNQPTYCMLGAGFIWMSLCILAVIGSLNFYLTPLVIIALVLSLCWTTEVMRNVANITVSRVIALYYLRGMQSNTQVCLIRGLSNNLGSACLGSLFVPAIEALRVVARGLNLLEGEDEFMFSCAHCCLRVMESIFRCGNGWAYVQIAAYGKGFVQASRDTWELFEKQEMAAIVDSDMTTALCFLTGVCSGSMCVIMVAAWTVRVHQGFTATISLLAFFVGYLMTRIGMALPHACVSCYYVCYAEAPENRMFDNTISDRLNMMKSGRDVVAPTPRIPRRFTT, from the exons ATGGGTGGCTCCGACCCC GTGGTGGAGtctgtagagagagagagtgaggatGTACAGAGAGGGACGGGCGAGAGGGATATCaacaaggaagaagatgtgGAGAAAGGGGAAGTGGGTCTTCATCAGAATCTGCGAAGAGATGCGACGGAAACCAACCCTCCTCCTCAATTTCGCATGTCCAGGATGGACAGATTGAGCAACACGAACCCTCTCCGGCTGGTCATCAACAGCGCCACCAGAGTCGCCACCCCCTCTCCGGCGGCTTCTTACCCACGCGCCACCCCCTCTCAGGCGGCTTCTTACCCACACGCCACCCCCTCCCCCGCGGCTTCTTCTTACCCACGCACCACCCCCTCTCCGGCGGCTTCTTACCCATACGCCACCCCCTCTCCGGCGGATTCTTACCCACGCGCCACCCCCTCCCCCGCCCAGCCCCGCCCTACCCCAACCCCCCCACAG CAATCAGTGAGATCCCTGAACCTGAACTCAAGAACATACACCAACAAGTTATTTCTGCTTCTGTTCCTTCTCCACATGGTGGCTGCTTTTGGACTGGTTTGCTTTCTGATATTCAAGGGGATTCAAGGGCTATTACTAGGAGCTGGTTCCactaaaaggaaagagaagagggTTTTGCAGTATTTTCTGCCTCAGGTTGAGGCTGCTTCTTTGCTGAGCATTACTTTAGCATTTGTGTGGCAAAAGGCACTGAGAACATGGCCTGCCTTCATGGTTCATTTCATTCTTTGGAGCACCTTTTTAATGTCTTTATCTGCTGGAATCCTACTAATTTGCTTCCAAAAACCCGCAACAGATGGGGTTGGGGTCCTCTTCATTATCTTTGCAATTGGTAATGGATTGTATGCTTGTTGGGTTACAACTAGAATTAAGTTTTGTACCAAAGTCTTGACTAAATCACTCGAACCCGTGTCGAAATTGGCGCATCTGAATCAGCCCACTTACTGCATGCTTGGGGCCGGATTCATTTGGATGTCTCTGTGTATTTTGGCTGTCATTGGGTCCTTGAATTTCTACCTAACACCACTGGTTATAATTGCATTGGTGCTGAGCCTGTGTTGGACTACTGAAGTGATGAGGAACGTGGCTAATATAACAGTGAGTAGGGTGATTGCTCTGTATTACCTCAGGGGAATGCAATCTAATACCCAGGTCTGCTTAATAAGAGGTCTTTCTAATAATCTAGGAAGTGCCTGCCTTGGATCCCTTTTTGTGCCCGCCATTGAAGCTCTGAGAGTCGTAGCTCGAGGTCTGAATCTGCTCGAGGGAGAAGACGAGTTCATGTTTTCTTGTGCACACTGCTGTCTCAGGGTCATGGAGTCCATCTTCAGATGTGGCAATGGATGGGCGTATGTTCAG ATAGCAGCATATGGAAAAGGCTTTGTGCAAGCATCAAGAGACACTTGGGAGCTCTTTGAGAAGCAAGAAATGGCAGCCATCGTGGACTCAGACATGACCACCGCACTCTGCTTCCTCACCGGAGTCTGCAGTGGCTCGATGTGTGTTATAATGGTGGCTGCTTGGACTGTCAGAGTACACCAGGGCTTCACAGCCACCATCTCCCTCCTAGCCTTCTTCGTCGGTTACCTAATG ACTAGGATTGGCATGGCATTGCCTCATGCTTGTGTGAGCTGTTACTATGTCTGCTACGCCGAGGCTCCTGAGAACAGAATGTTCGATAATACGATATCGGATCGTCTTAACATGATGAAATCTGGCCGGGATGTGGTTGCGCCCACGCCTAGAATCCCCCGTAGATTTACAACTTAG